The following coding sequences lie in one Amycolatopsis cihanbeyliensis genomic window:
- a CDS encoding Xaa-Pro dipeptidyl-peptidase: MRAARLVPLLAAVVALPLISVNSPAAHADPPREPVFENGEAQPVFDPGEVVRDKLWVTAPVDSDHDGAEDKVYVEVVRPKATEDGLRVPVVYQASPYYSGGNPIENHDVDVELYVPGKRGHGPGRGSSAASVGLAGPSTADIGWYYEEYFTSRGFAVVYAESLGTGQSTGCPTTGGENETIGARSVVDWLNGRARAADATGAPVDADWTTGRTAMMGVSYNGTLPNAVASTGVEGLETIVPIAAISNWYDYYRENGAVVAPGGYQGEDADVLAEYVHTRQDRDVCRPVIDRLTERQDRITGDYSRFWHERNYLDDARKVRASVLAVHGLSDWNVTVSQVAKWYKALRRHGVEHKIWLHQSGHADPISLRRQEWLSTLNRWYSHYLYDVDNGIEREPKSTVQREDGSWTDEADWPAPGTRDARVYPWPGGTGKGRLDLRHRVPGWANVERLTDDATKTVEQLVDLPRSGNRLAYSTGPAKKPLRLSGTPEVSLGLAFDRPAANVTAVLVDRAPDGSSQVITRGWTDPQNRWSIGRTAPIRPGKTYRVSFELQPNDYLLQPGHKLEFVLASSDHDFTLRPDPGTGLALNLTRTSIELPVRGGTWALRRSF; encoded by the coding sequence GTGAGAGCCGCACGCCTCGTCCCGCTCCTTGCCGCCGTGGTGGCCCTGCCACTGATCTCCGTGAACAGCCCCGCCGCACACGCCGATCCCCCGCGGGAGCCGGTGTTCGAGAACGGCGAAGCGCAGCCGGTCTTCGATCCGGGCGAGGTCGTGCGGGACAAGCTCTGGGTCACCGCGCCGGTGGACAGCGACCACGACGGTGCCGAGGACAAGGTCTACGTCGAGGTGGTACGGCCCAAGGCGACCGAGGACGGGCTGCGCGTCCCGGTGGTGTACCAGGCGAGCCCGTACTACTCGGGCGGTAACCCGATCGAGAACCACGACGTGGACGTCGAGCTCTACGTGCCGGGCAAGCGCGGGCACGGGCCGGGCAGGGGCTCCTCGGCCGCATCCGTGGGGTTGGCCGGGCCGAGCACGGCCGATATCGGCTGGTACTACGAGGAGTACTTCACCTCCCGCGGTTTCGCGGTGGTGTACGCCGAGTCCCTCGGCACCGGGCAGTCCACCGGCTGCCCGACCACCGGCGGCGAGAACGAGACCATTGGGGCACGCTCCGTCGTCGACTGGCTGAACGGGCGCGCGCGGGCCGCCGACGCCACCGGCGCACCGGTCGACGCGGACTGGACCACCGGCCGGACCGCGATGATGGGCGTCTCCTACAACGGGACCCTGCCGAACGCGGTGGCCAGCACCGGGGTGGAGGGCCTGGAGACGATCGTGCCGATCGCCGCCATCTCCAACTGGTACGACTACTACCGGGAGAACGGCGCCGTGGTGGCACCGGGCGGATACCAGGGCGAGGATGCCGACGTGCTCGCCGAGTACGTGCACACCCGGCAGGACAGGGACGTCTGCCGCCCGGTCATCGACCGACTCACCGAGCGGCAGGACCGGATCACCGGTGACTACAGCCGGTTCTGGCACGAGCGCAACTACCTGGACGACGCGCGCAAGGTCCGGGCCTCGGTGCTGGCCGTGCACGGGCTCAGCGACTGGAACGTCACGGTGAGCCAGGTCGCCAAGTGGTACAAGGCCTTGCGCAGGCACGGCGTCGAGCACAAGATCTGGCTGCACCAGTCCGGGCACGCCGACCCGATCTCGCTGCGCAGGCAGGAATGGTTGTCCACACTGAACAGGTGGTACTCGCACTACCTTTACGACGTGGACAACGGCATCGAGCGCGAGCCGAAGTCCACCGTCCAGCGGGAGGACGGTTCCTGGACCGACGAGGCCGACTGGCCGGCACCGGGAACCCGGGACGCCAGGGTGTACCCGTGGCCGGGCGGCACCGGGAAGGGCCGGCTCGACCTGCGGCACCGGGTGCCCGGGTGGGCCAATGTGGAACGGCTGACCGACGACGCGACCAAGACGGTCGAGCAGCTGGTCGATCTGCCCCGCTCGGGCAACCGGCTGGCGTACTCCACCGGTCCGGCGAAGAAACCGCTACGGCTCAGCGGAACCCCTGAGGTGAGCCTCGGCCTCGCCTTCGACCGGCCCGCGGCGAACGTCACGGCGGTGCTCGTCGACCGCGCACCGGACGGCAGCTCGCAGGTGATCACCCGGGGCTGGACGGACCCGCAGAACCGCTGGAGCATCGGCCGGACCGCCCCGATCCGCCCTGGCAAGACCTACCGGGTGTCCTTCGAGCTGCAACCGAACGACTACCTGCTACAGCCGGGGCACAAGCTGGAGTTCGTGCTGGCCTCCAGTGACCACGACTTCACGCTGCGGCCCGATCCCGGTACCGGGCTGGCGCTCAACCTCACCCGCACCTCGATCGAACTGCCGGTGCGGGGCGGAACCTGGGCACTGCGCCGCAGCTTCTGA
- a CDS encoding DUF4139 domain-containing protein has protein sequence MPTIIDAPIAAVTVYPRHARVTRKGRADLGSGDRFVVSRLPLGLAPESVRVSGSGPATVVGVDLTPEVHAQSADPVLEELLERERAARQRLDEVVDAETVQNTRSTLLDSLARRSGSAFAKALSTGETAPDRVAEVGDALAEQLAQVLARRRELTEQHTRLAEELAAASRAVEQRGAEQGPDRNAVTIELAADEGAGEAEVELELSYVVSEAGWDSGYDVRLRDDTLTLTWYGLITQHTGEDWPECELALSTARPSATLSIPELAPWFLDRERKAGAVREMAAGGLEAYAPPPGAAAAQGYELAASTAEVRHGIAAATYRPRRPVAVPTDGGAHRTTITELELATRLDHVTAPSRDEHAYLRAVATNTSEHTLRPGNASVFHGTEFIGTTRLEPWAPGEEVELALGIDERIRVERELVRRSAGKAGLPGLPGARRRDAEYRTTVHNHGPRQATVTVLDQVPVSRDEAITVRDVRTSPEPAERTDLGELSWRLDLPPGGSAELSLSFRVDVGKGVELTGWRE, from the coding sequence ATGCCGACCATCATCGACGCGCCGATCGCCGCCGTCACCGTGTACCCGCGGCACGCGCGGGTCACCCGCAAGGGCCGAGCCGACCTCGGCTCCGGAGATCGTTTCGTGGTCAGCCGCCTACCGCTGGGGCTGGCACCCGAATCGGTACGGGTCAGCGGATCCGGGCCCGCGACCGTGGTCGGGGTGGACCTCACGCCGGAGGTGCACGCCCAGTCCGCCGACCCGGTGCTCGAGGAGTTGCTCGAGCGCGAACGCGCGGCCCGGCAACGGCTCGACGAGGTGGTGGACGCCGAAACCGTGCAGAACACCCGCAGCACCCTGCTGGACTCGTTGGCCCGACGCTCCGGTTCCGCGTTCGCCAAGGCGCTGTCGACCGGTGAGACCGCACCCGATCGGGTGGCCGAGGTCGGTGACGCGCTCGCCGAGCAGCTCGCCCAGGTGCTCGCCAGGCGGCGGGAGCTGACCGAGCAGCACACCCGGCTGGCCGAGGAGCTGGCCGCCGCGAGCCGTGCGGTGGAGCAACGCGGCGCCGAGCAGGGGCCGGATCGCAACGCCGTGACGATCGAGCTGGCGGCCGACGAGGGAGCGGGCGAGGCCGAGGTCGAGCTGGAACTGTCCTATGTGGTGTCCGAAGCGGGGTGGGACTCCGGCTACGACGTCCGGTTGCGGGACGACACGCTGACACTCACCTGGTACGGCCTGATCACGCAACACACCGGCGAGGACTGGCCGGAGTGCGAGCTGGCGCTGTCCACCGCCCGGCCGTCGGCCACGCTCAGCATCCCCGAGCTGGCGCCGTGGTTCCTGGACCGTGAGCGCAAGGCCGGCGCCGTGCGGGAGATGGCGGCGGGCGGGCTCGAGGCCTACGCGCCGCCGCCCGGCGCGGCGGCGGCGCAGGGCTACGAGCTCGCCGCGAGCACGGCCGAGGTGCGGCACGGGATCGCGGCGGCGACCTACCGGCCGCGCCGGCCGGTGGCGGTGCCCACCGACGGCGGCGCGCACCGCACCACGATCACCGAGCTGGAGCTGGCCACCCGGCTCGACCACGTCACCGCACCTTCTCGGGACGAGCACGCCTACCTGCGCGCGGTGGCCACGAACACCTCCGAACACACGCTGCGGCCGGGCAACGCCTCGGTCTTCCACGGAACCGAGTTCATCGGCACCACCCGACTGGAACCGTGGGCACCGGGCGAGGAGGTCGAGCTGGCGCTGGGGATCGACGAACGCATCCGGGTGGAGCGAGAGCTGGTGCGCCGCTCGGCGGGCAAGGCGGGACTGCCCGGGCTGCCCGGCGCCCGGCGCCGGGACGCCGAGTACCGGACCACCGTGCACAACCACGGGCCGCGGCAGGCCACGGTGACGGTCCTGGATCAGGTTCCGGTGTCCAGGGACGAGGCGATCACCGTCCGGGACGTCCGCACCAGCCCGGAGCCGGCCGAGCGGACCGATCTCGGTGAGCTGAGCTGGCGGCTGGACCTGCCGCCCGGCGGGAGCGCCGAACTCAGCCTCTCCTTCCGCGTCGACGTCGGCAAGGGCGTCGAGCTCACCGGCTGGCGCGAGTAG
- a CDS encoding CBS domain-containing protein → MRIADVLRSKGSDVATVEPDTMVTELLRHLAERNVGAMVVVGSEGVVGIVSERDVVRRLHEYGAGLLDRPVSSIMTKVVATCTPEESVDSLSVVMTERRIRHVPVLVDGRLHGIVSIGDVVKIRMNELEHSQEQLEAYIAGNR, encoded by the coding sequence ATGCGGATTGCCGATGTGTTGCGGAGCAAAGGGTCGGACGTGGCGACGGTGGAGCCGGACACGATGGTGACCGAGCTGCTCCGTCACCTCGCCGAACGTAACGTCGGGGCGATGGTGGTCGTCGGCTCGGAGGGTGTCGTGGGCATCGTCTCCGAACGTGACGTGGTGCGCAGGCTGCACGAGTACGGTGCCGGCCTGCTCGACCGCCCGGTCTCCTCGATCATGACCAAGGTCGTCGCCACCTGCACGCCGGAGGAGTCCGTGGACAGCCTCAGCGTGGTCATGACCGAACGCCGGATCCGGCACGTACCGGTACTGGTGGACGGCAGGCTGCACGGCATCGTCAGCATCGGCGACGTGGTGAAGATCCGGATGAACGAGCTCGAGCACAGCCAGGAGCAGCTCGAGGCCTACATCGCCGGCAACCGCTGA
- a CDS encoding PLP-dependent aminotransferase family protein — protein sequence MDIQIDTERGRGRRDEIYLQIRAAILDGRLREGETLPPTRELAQRLAVARNTVAAAYDRLGAEGFLAGKVGAGTFVRAGASGGPSDPDQGARVSLRPNEVWERVPDPPRMAGPAPRYDFRAGLPDARMFPFDTLRRLLGDEVRAARADTLNYGEPAGQPELRAAVARHLGVSRGLPVEPADLLITGGTQQALDLIAKVLLRPGQGVAVEDPGYPPARLLFETFGVTVIPVPVDEQGIVVAEIPEGTRLVYVTPSHQFPLGMPMSLERRQELIRWARRSDAVLIEDDYDTEFRYVGRPLEPLYRLDEDGRVLYTGSFSKSLSPALRLGFLVPPRSIRAALVKAKYLADWHSSGPIQSALARFIDEGGFARHLRRMRREYRARHELVAEVLRRDFAGVCAPIPSPAGLHLSAWSEYGTRELVRRARRAGVGLYTLGDFSVQPGRAGLVFGYGSIPASEIEPGLTLLRPLFDQGK from the coding sequence GTGGACATCCAGATCGACACCGAGCGCGGCCGGGGCCGAAGGGACGAGATCTACCTGCAGATACGTGCCGCCATCCTGGACGGCAGGCTGCGCGAGGGGGAGACGTTGCCGCCCACCCGGGAGCTGGCGCAGCGGCTCGCGGTCGCCCGCAACACCGTCGCCGCCGCCTACGACCGGCTCGGCGCCGAGGGCTTCCTGGCGGGCAAGGTGGGTGCGGGAACCTTCGTCCGCGCCGGGGCGAGCGGTGGTCCATCCGATCCGGACCAGGGCGCGCGGGTGTCGCTGCGGCCGAACGAGGTCTGGGAACGGGTGCCGGACCCACCACGGATGGCGGGCCCCGCACCGCGGTACGACTTCCGGGCCGGCCTGCCGGACGCGCGGATGTTCCCCTTCGACACGCTGCGCCGCCTGCTCGGGGACGAGGTGCGCGCGGCGCGGGCGGACACGCTGAACTACGGCGAACCGGCCGGGCAGCCCGAGTTGCGCGCGGCCGTCGCACGGCATCTCGGGGTGTCCCGTGGCCTGCCGGTCGAGCCCGCGGACCTGCTGATCACCGGTGGTACCCAGCAGGCGCTGGACCTGATCGCGAAGGTGCTGCTGCGGCCGGGGCAGGGCGTGGCGGTGGAGGATCCGGGCTATCCACCGGCGCGGCTGCTGTTCGAGACCTTCGGCGTCACGGTCATCCCGGTTCCGGTGGATGAGCAGGGGATCGTCGTGGCGGAGATCCCGGAGGGAACCCGGCTGGTCTACGTCACCCCCTCGCACCAGTTCCCGCTCGGTATGCCGATGTCGTTGGAGCGCAGGCAGGAACTGATCCGATGGGCCCGGCGCAGCGACGCGGTGCTCATCGAGGACGACTACGACACCGAGTTCCGCTACGTCGGCAGGCCGCTCGAACCGCTGTACCGGCTCGACGAGGACGGCAGGGTGCTCTACACCGGCTCGTTCTCCAAGTCGCTCTCGCCCGCGTTGCGCCTGGGTTTCCTGGTCCCGCCGAGATCGATCCGGGCGGCACTGGTGAAGGCCAAGTACCTGGCCGACTGGCACTCCTCCGGCCCGATCCAGTCGGCGCTGGCCCGGTTCATCGACGAGGGCGGGTTCGCCCGGCATCTGCGCCGGATGCGGCGGGAGTACCGGGCGCGGCACGAGTTGGTCGCCGAGGTCCTGCGGCGGGACTTCGCCGGGGTATGCGCGCCCATCCCGTCCCCGGCCGGGCTGCATCTCAGCGCCTGGTCCGAGTACGGCACGCGCGAGCTGGTGCGGCGTGCCCGGCGTGCCGGTGTCGGCCTATACACCCTGGGTGACTTCTCGGTCCAACCCGGCCGCGCCGGCCTGGTGTTCGGCTACGGTTCGATCCCGGCGAGTGAGATCGAACCAGGGCTGACATTGCTCCGTCCGCTGTTCGACCAGGGGAAATGA
- a CDS encoding TIGR03086 family metal-binding protein yields MDLREPNRAVLRLHEKLVSTVSTADLERPTPCAEWDLGALLRHLVSENHAFAEAATHGKATDWEGGRLGDDPHRALADSIAAVTSAFDGDGMLDREIAVRDFGTFPGTVVVGMHLVDSVVHGWDLARALGQPYEPDAGAVDAALRFMEGVPDDPDGRGPDGPFDKVVPMPQDAPPLHRLLGLTGRSPDWAAGPR; encoded by the coding sequence ATGGATCTTCGCGAACCGAACCGGGCGGTGCTGCGGCTGCACGAGAAGCTGGTCAGCACCGTCTCCACCGCCGACTTGGAACGCCCGACCCCCTGTGCCGAATGGGACCTCGGCGCCCTGCTCCGGCACCTGGTCAGCGAGAACCACGCTTTCGCCGAGGCGGCAACACACGGAAAGGCCACCGACTGGGAGGGCGGCAGGCTCGGGGACGACCCGCATCGGGCGCTCGCCGACTCCATCGCCGCCGTCACCTCGGCGTTCGACGGCGACGGGATGCTCGACCGGGAGATCGCGGTGCGCGACTTCGGCACCTTCCCCGGCACCGTCGTCGTGGGGATGCACCTGGTCGACTCGGTCGTGCACGGCTGGGACCTGGCCAGGGCGCTCGGACAGCCCTACGAGCCGGACGCCGGTGCCGTGGACGCGGCCCTGCGGTTCATGGAGGGCGTCCCGGACGACCCCGATGGCCGGGGGCCGGACGGCCCGTTCGACAAGGTGGTCCCGATGCCGCAGGACGCCCCGCCGCTGCACCGGCTGCTCGGCCTGACCGGCCGGTCACCGGACTGGGCCGCCGGCCCCCGCTAG
- a CDS encoding WD40 repeat domain-containing protein, giving the protein MGRELGLGALDLRFTGDQLATLERASALELGFPHDFLAKPITRGVMFGGVVRQVLAGRPDDEKLLLVVDQLEELFTHCHALDERRAFIASLVTAARAAGGRCRVVLGVRADFYPHCTGHADLIEAWQDGQVTVGPLTTAQVRAVISKPAAAAGLVVETALIAEVVAEAAGEPAVLPLLSHALLETWRRRKGTTLTLAGYQAAGGIRAAATRTAEQVYDALSADRQHLARQLFLRLVALGEGTEDTKRRVPLAELGQDEDTAAVVEAFTRARLLTLGEGSVEVSHEVLVRSWPRLRAWLDEGREAVRRHRRLTESASEWDRHGRDPGFLYRGSLLAAWEGHPRTGLNELERAFLSASGEQRRREQAAGRRRRGLALAGLSVALVVVSVLAVLAVVQADRAVRQRDLAAHRQLVTAARAELDRDPETGLLLATRAFDQSPSAEATAVLRQAVVDSRVRATLPGAAGAVAIGRRLVATGGTDGGLRIWRREGSQVAGDPRVLSGVGAVTGLDLAPDGTSLAVAGMDGTVSVWNTGTGSREQAWRAADGPVSEVRFGPDSRRVAAAGEDGVIRIWRRDQPGSGPVLLRAPERALSVAFDSAGRRLAAGGADGAIRLWDLADPAEPRSILRGHDFHVPSVAFSPDGRRLASAGKDGTVRVWYLADDSPPAVLHGHSGSVEAVAFSPDGQYLATGGNDNTLRLWNAKTLLEARVLRGHGGVVVKVSFGPEGTTLASLGLGEGARLWDVGSGMSVLPKKHRGPAWGAATAPAGTPIASGGHDSTVRLWRPEHSAEPVVLDGHEGDVHGVAVAPDGRRVASIGADGIRLWDPATGREIGRFPAGPRSVGVAFSPDGNLLAAGGPDDTVRITPLDGRPPRVLEGHQGSVRRVAFSPDGRRLASASEDGTIRIWDTGTGKQLHLLHGKVGALWDVAFSPDGTRLAGGGDAGSVLVWDQNSMRSDARPRRLVGHRGAVWDLAFSPDGRWIASASGDQSVRFWPVTGDGTPIVFDGFGTTVETVAYGSDPRRVVSAHEDGTVRTWTCTACAPAGEVRALAAGMASRELTAEELDAYLDR; this is encoded by the coding sequence ATGGGCAGGGAGCTGGGGTTGGGCGCGCTCGACCTGCGGTTCACCGGGGACCAGCTGGCGACGCTGGAGCGGGCCAGCGCCCTCGAGCTCGGCTTCCCGCACGACTTCCTGGCCAAGCCGATCACCCGGGGTGTGATGTTCGGCGGGGTGGTGCGGCAGGTCCTGGCCGGCCGGCCCGATGACGAGAAACTGCTGCTCGTGGTGGACCAGCTCGAGGAGCTGTTCACGCATTGCCACGCCCTGGACGAGCGGCGTGCCTTCATCGCTTCGCTGGTCACGGCCGCGCGGGCGGCGGGCGGCCGGTGCCGGGTCGTGCTTGGGGTGCGTGCCGACTTCTACCCGCACTGCACCGGCCACGCCGACCTGATCGAGGCATGGCAGGACGGACAGGTCACCGTGGGGCCGCTGACCACCGCCCAGGTCCGCGCGGTGATCAGCAAACCGGCCGCCGCGGCCGGGCTGGTCGTGGAGACCGCGCTGATCGCCGAGGTGGTCGCCGAGGCGGCGGGCGAGCCGGCGGTGCTGCCACTGCTGTCGCACGCTCTGCTGGAGACCTGGCGACGCCGTAAGGGCACAACCCTCACCCTGGCCGGTTACCAGGCCGCAGGCGGGATCCGCGCCGCGGCGACCCGCACCGCGGAGCAGGTCTACGACGCGCTTTCCGCGGACCGGCAGCACCTCGCCAGGCAGCTCTTCCTGCGGTTGGTGGCGCTGGGCGAGGGAACCGAGGACACCAAGCGCCGCGTCCCGCTCGCCGAGCTGGGCCAGGACGAGGACACCGCGGCCGTCGTGGAGGCCTTCACCAGAGCCAGGTTACTCACCCTTGGCGAAGGCAGCGTGGAGGTCTCGCACGAGGTGCTGGTCCGCTCCTGGCCCCGGCTGCGGGCATGGCTGGACGAGGGCAGGGAGGCCGTGCGGCGGCACCGGCGGTTGACCGAGTCGGCCTCGGAATGGGACCGGCACGGCCGGGACCCGGGGTTCCTGTACCGGGGCAGCCTGCTGGCGGCGTGGGAAGGGCATCCGCGGACCGGGCTGAACGAGCTGGAGCGGGCGTTCCTCTCCGCGAGCGGGGAACAGCGGCGGCGCGAGCAGGCCGCGGGGCGCAGGCGCCGCGGCCTGGCGCTGGCCGGGCTGTCCGTGGCGCTGGTCGTGGTCAGCGTGCTCGCGGTCTTGGCCGTGGTGCAGGCCGACCGCGCGGTGCGGCAGCGGGACCTCGCGGCACACCGCCAGCTGGTGACCGCGGCACGGGCCGAGCTGGATCGCGACCCCGAGACCGGCCTGCTGCTGGCCACGCGGGCGTTCGACCAGTCACCGTCGGCGGAGGCGACGGCGGTGCTGCGCCAGGCCGTGGTGGACTCGCGGGTCAGGGCGACGCTGCCGGGCGCGGCCGGGGCCGTGGCGATCGGCCGCCGGCTGGTCGCCACCGGCGGGACTGACGGCGGCCTGCGAATCTGGCGCAGGGAGGGCAGCCAGGTGGCGGGCGATCCGAGGGTGCTGTCCGGCGTGGGTGCCGTCACCGGCCTGGATCTCGCCCCCGATGGAACGTCGCTGGCCGTGGCGGGCATGGACGGCACGGTAAGCGTGTGGAACACCGGCACCGGCTCCCGGGAGCAGGCGTGGCGGGCCGCGGACGGCCCCGTGTCCGAGGTCCGGTTCGGTCCGGACAGCCGGAGGGTGGCGGCAGCGGGCGAAGATGGCGTGATCCGGATCTGGCGGCGGGATCAGCCAGGTTCCGGCCCTGTTCTGCTGCGCGCGCCGGAGCGGGCACTCAGCGTGGCTTTCGACTCGGCGGGGCGCAGGCTCGCGGCCGGCGGCGCCGACGGAGCGATCCGGCTGTGGGATCTCGCCGATCCGGCCGAGCCCCGCTCGATCCTGCGCGGTCACGACTTTCACGTGCCCTCCGTAGCGTTCAGCCCGGACGGTCGGCGGCTGGCCAGTGCGGGCAAGGACGGCACGGTCCGGGTGTGGTACCTCGCCGACGACTCACCGCCCGCCGTGCTGCACGGGCACAGCGGCTCCGTCGAAGCGGTCGCATTCAGCCCGGACGGCCAGTACCTGGCTACCGGGGGCAACGACAACACGCTGCGGCTGTGGAACGCGAAGACGCTGCTCGAGGCGCGCGTACTGCGGGGCCACGGTGGCGTGGTCGTCAAGGTGTCCTTCGGCCCGGAAGGAACCACGCTGGCGAGTCTCGGGCTGGGCGAGGGCGCGCGACTGTGGGACGTCGGTTCGGGCATGAGCGTCCTGCCGAAGAAACACCGGGGCCCGGCCTGGGGCGCGGCGACCGCGCCCGCCGGCACGCCGATCGCCAGCGGCGGGCACGACAGTACGGTGCGGCTGTGGCGTCCGGAACATTCCGCGGAGCCGGTTGTGCTGGATGGCCACGAGGGAGACGTGCACGGCGTCGCGGTGGCCCCGGACGGCAGGCGGGTGGCGAGCATCGGCGCGGACGGCATCCGGCTGTGGGACCCGGCCACCGGGCGGGAGATCGGCAGGTTCCCAGCGGGCCCGCGATCCGTCGGTGTCGCCTTCAGTCCGGACGGGAACCTGCTGGCGGCGGGCGGCCCCGACGACACCGTCCGGATCACCCCGCTGGACGGTCGGCCTCCCCGCGTGCTGGAAGGCCATCAGGGCAGCGTGCGCAGGGTCGCGTTCAGCCCGGACGGGCGGCGCCTCGCCAGCGCATCGGAGGACGGCACCATCCGGATCTGGGACACCGGCACCGGCAAGCAACTGCACCTGCTGCACGGCAAGGTGGGTGCCCTGTGGGATGTGGCGTTCAGCCCGGACGGCACCCGGCTGGCCGGCGGCGGGGACGCGGGCAGCGTCCTGGTGTGGGACCAGAACAGCATGCGCAGCGACGCCAGGCCGCGCAGGCTGGTCGGGCACCGGGGCGCGGTGTGGGACCTCGCCTTCAGCCCGGACGGGCGGTGGATCGCCAGCGCCAGCGGGGACCAGTCGGTCCGCTTCTGGCCGGTCACCGGGGACGGCACCCCGATCGTGTTCGACGGCTTCGGCACCACCGTGGAGACGGTGGCCTACGGCAGCGACCCTCGCCGAGTGGTCAGCGCGCACGAGGACGGCACCGTGCGGACCTGGACCTGCACGGCCTGCGCCCCAGCTGGGGAAGTGCGCGCGCTCGCGGCGGGGATGGCCAGCAGGGAGCTCACCGCGGAGGAACTGGACGCCTACCTCGACCGGTAG
- a CDS encoding FAD-dependent monooxygenase yields the protein MNVDDNETTPVLIVGGSLVGLSAAVFLAWQGVPVMLVDKHRGSSPHPRAIGFTTRTVEHFRQVGVEVPPSLQGMKPPRRARVESLTGTWLEEYPWTPGGKGAYGAEDSPVHAIAITQDRLEPLLRARAVGLGADLRPGTELLGFVQDTDGVTATLRRRDDGHEYRLRAQYMVAADGAASSVRAALGIGRHGAGPLSVQRSILFRARLDEYLEHGVVQFEIEQPDLTAFLTTYSDGRWVLMLSDDIERAADEQIQVVRQAIGRTDIPIELVTTGRWELAGLIADRFSAGRVFLAGDAAHQLPPNRGGFGANTGIDDVHNLAWKLAAVLSGKSEPRLLDTYDAERRPVADLRHDQLFARADYKTHLTAPTTDVPVLDDASIELGQLYRSAAVLGADANLPPAQRPDQWAGQPGTRAPHLWVTIDGKESSTLDLFERDWVLLSEDDRWAVTAARLAAQLDIPVTFVHIGADAKPVEPNAFRTAYGLESDGATLVRPDGYIAWRTSTAPPDPIHALDAALNATAMPTRW from the coding sequence ATGAACGTCGACGACAACGAGACGACACCGGTGCTGATCGTCGGCGGCAGCCTGGTCGGGTTGTCCGCCGCGGTGTTCCTGGCCTGGCAGGGCGTTCCGGTCATGCTGGTGGACAAGCACCGCGGCAGCTCCCCGCATCCGCGGGCGATCGGTTTCACCACCCGTACGGTGGAACACTTCCGGCAGGTCGGGGTCGAGGTGCCGCCGTCGCTGCAGGGCATGAAGCCGCCGCGGCGGGCCCGGGTGGAGAGCCTGACCGGGACCTGGCTCGAGGAGTACCCGTGGACGCCCGGCGGCAAGGGCGCCTATGGCGCGGAAGACTCCCCGGTGCACGCGATCGCGATCACCCAGGACCGGCTCGAGCCTCTGCTGCGTGCGCGAGCGGTCGGGCTGGGCGCAGACCTGCGGCCGGGCACCGAACTGCTCGGCTTCGTCCAGGACACCGACGGCGTGACCGCCACCCTGCGCCGTCGCGACGACGGTCACGAGTACCGCCTGCGCGCGCAGTACATGGTGGCCGCGGACGGCGCGGCCAGCTCCGTGCGTGCGGCGTTGGGCATCGGCCGCCACGGGGCAGGTCCGCTGTCGGTGCAGCGCAGCATCCTGTTCCGCGCCCGCTTGGATGAGTACCTGGAGCACGGTGTGGTCCAGTTCGAGATCGAGCAGCCCGACCTGACGGCATTCCTGACCACCTACTCCGACGGACGGTGGGTGCTGATGCTCAGCGACGACATCGAGCGTGCCGCCGACGAGCAGATCCAGGTGGTGCGGCAGGCGATCGGCCGCACCGACATCCCCATCGAACTGGTGACCACCGGCCGCTGGGAACTGGCCGGGCTGATCGCCGACCGCTTCTCCGCCGGCCGGGTGTTCCTCGCCGGGGACGCAGCCCACCAGTTACCGCCCAACCGTGGCGGTTTCGGCGCCAACACCGGTATCGACGACGTGCACAACCTTGCCTGGAAACTGGCCGCCGTGCTGTCCGGGAAATCCGAGCCGCGACTGCTGGACACCTACGACGCCGAACGCCGACCTGTCGCGGACCTACGACACGACCAGCTCTTCGCGCGCGCCGACTACAAGACCCACCTGACGGCCCCCACAACCGACGTGCCGGTGCTGGACGACGCATCCATCGAACTCGGCCAGCTCTACCGCTCGGCCGCGGTCCTTGGCGCGGACGCCAACCTGCCGCCCGCGCAGCGACCCGACCAGTGGGCCGGCCAGCCCGGCACCAGGGCCCCGCACCTGTGGGTCACCATCGACGGCAAGGAAAGCTCGACGCTGGACCTGTTCGAACGCGACTGGGTGCTGCTGTCCGAAGACGACCGCTGGGCAGTCACCGCGGCCCGGCTCGCCGCGCAGTTGGACATCCCGGTCACGTTCGTACACATCGGCGCCGACGCGAAACCGGTGGAGCCCAACGCCTTCCGCACCGCCTACGGTCTCGAATCCGACGGGGCCACCCTGGTCCGACCCGACGGCTACATCGCCTGGCGCACCAGCACCGCCCCGCCCGATCCCATCCACGCACTCGACGCCGCATTGAACGCCACCGCTATGCCCACACGCTGGTGA